Genomic segment of Rattus norvegicus strain BN/NHsdMcwi chromosome 7, GRCr8, whole genome shotgun sequence:
GTACTGCTTCAACTGACAGTCAGCATGAAGAACAATTCAAATCAATCCATTCATATCCCCTTGTGGAAGagcaagtccaagtggatcaaggacctccacataaccagatacaatcaaacttttagaagaaaaagtggggaagagcctcgaacacatgggcacaagaaaaagtttcctgaacaaaaggtttgtgctctgagatcaagaatcgacatatgggatttcataaaattgcaaagcttctgtaagtcaaattATACTGCTTATagaacaaaacagtaaccaacaaattgggaaatggtcttttccaatcctacatctgatacagggataatatatgcaatatatgcaaaaaactcaagaagttagtctctagaaaatcaaataatcctatttaaaaatggtatacagagctgaacagagaattctcaactgaggagtatCCAATGTCTGAGAATTATCTAAAGAAATGCTctacatccttactcatcaggggaatgcaaatgaaaacaaccctgagaatccacctcacagcAGTAAGAAcaactaagttcaaaaactcaagtgacaacctatgctggcaaggataaagaaagaggaacactcttccattgttcatgggattgcaagctggtacaatcactctgggaatcagtctggaggttcctcagaaaattggacacagtactacttaatgacccagttataccactcctgggcttatacccaaaaaatacttcaacatataacaaggacagatgctccactctattcatagcagccttatttataatagccagaagctaggaagaaaccagatgtccttcaacagtggaatggataaaaataatattatatatgaaGGATGTCACTTTCTAGTATAAGGTGAAACTCCTTTTGAATATGATTGTGGGATTGATTTTCTAGAATGTTCCTTGGGCTCAGGGAAAGAATGTGTATTTAATAACCTTTCAATGGAATGCTCTGGTGATCTTTTTGGGTACTTAAAATTTTTACTGTTAATTAAATTTTGAATTTCTTTGTTTACTAATCATACAGTTCTAATGCACCATGATCTGTTGTCATGTTGTTACAATGTTTTTACTTCAGGagtgtttctttcttgtttatcGTGTCTTATTCTTCAAACACTTGGAGAAAaactgatattgttaatttgaaATGCATTTGTCACAGCTTACCAAATAATGCCTTCAACACAGTCACTAAACTTTGTCTCATATTAAAAGCTCTGTCTTGGCTGTTTAAAGATGGCGGCAGAGGAACCtcagcagcagaagcaggagcCGCTGGGCAGCGACTCCGAAGGTGTTAACTGTCTAGTCTATGATGAAGCCATTATGGCTCAGCAAGACCAGATTCAACAAGAGATTGCTGTGCAGAATCCTCTGGTGTCAGAGCGACTGGAACTCTCAGTTCTGTATAACGAGTATGCTGAGGATGACAACATCTACCAACAGAAGAACCTCCACAAAAAGTACTCCTACATACGGAAGACCAGGCCCGACAGGAACTGCTTCTATCCAGCGTTCGGCTTCTCCCACTTGGAGGCACTGCTCGATGACAGCAAGGAACTGCAGCGGTTCAAAGCCATGTCTGCCAAGAGTAAAGAGGACCTGGTGTCCCAGGGCTTCACTGAATTCACAATTGAGGACTTCCACAACACATTCATGGACCTTATCGAGCAGGTGGAGAAGCAGACCTCAGTAGCTGACCTGCTGGCCTCCTTCAATGACCAGAGCACATCACACTACCTTGTGGTCTACCTGCGACTGCTCACCTCAGGCTACCTGCAGCGGAAGAGCAAGTTCTTCGAGCATTTCATAGAGGGTGGCCAGACTGTTAAGGAGTTCTGCCAGCAGGAGGTGGAACCCATGTGCAAGGAGAGCGACCACATCCACATCATCGCCCTGGCCCAGGCCCTCAGTGTGTCCATCCAGGTGGAGTACATGGACCGCGGCGAGGGCGGCACCACCAACCCACACGTCTTCCCTGAGGGCTCTGAGCCCAAGGTCTACCTGCTCTACCGACCTGGACACTACGATATCCTCTACAAATGACCGGCTGGCCTACCGtgccctgcctgcctcccctgCCAGGCACTAGACATGTACagagggttttttcttttctttttttttttcgttgttttcttttttgtgtgtgtgtggttgtaaaTGGTCATATTTCACTCCTCCCTTTTCCTGTCATAGAACCTTCCATGTTTTATTAAAGGAAATGCTGGtggtgagggaaaaaaaaaaagctctgtcTCGGAATATAAATACAGCACACTAGCTTCCCAACATTCAATAGCTTTGCCAGCTCATGGTTACAACTTATCTATCAAATACTTCCTCAAATAATGTGTTTCATTCTGTCAcatgaatatgaaaaaaaaaaaccttgtacCACATTTTGTCTTAATTTGGACTACTCTTACTAGATGAAAcacgatgacaacaacaacatTGGGAGGGAAGTTATTATATTGCTCATATTTTCATATCAGAGTTCTTCATCAACAAATaaagagcaggaactcaagcagggtagCAACATGAAGAGAGAAGTTGATATAGAGACTGTGAAAAAGTATTCCTTATTAGCTTTCTTTGCAAAGACTCCGGAGCCTGCATTCTTATATAACCTAGGACTAACAACTTAATGATTACACCAACTGTAATTGACTGTGCACTCCCCATTTAACATTAATTAAGGAAATGACCGAAAAGCTTGACTCCCATCATTGGATTTAGCTCAGGGAGGAACATTTTCATTTGATATAATATTGTGTTCGAGTCTTTGCCTTGTATTTCCTCAATAAACTATAATTCACATTTAACAAGGGGATATCATCTCTTTCCCTCCCGAGTTGCTATTTGTCATGTATTTTTATCACAGATTCACTAAGACTTCATCTCTCCTttatcaagtttctctccatttagtttaatgttagcaactggtttgctgtatatggcttttactatgtttaggtatgggccttgaattcctattctttccaggacttttatcatgaagtggtgttgtcaaatgctttctcagcatctaatgaaatgatcatgtggttttgttctttcagtttgtttatataatggatcacgttgatggttttccgtatattaaaccatccctgcatgcctgggatgaagcctacttgatcatggtggatgattgttttgatgtgctcttggattcggtttgccagaattttattgagtatttttgcgtcgatattcataagggaaattggtctgaagttctctttctttgttgtgtctttgtgtggtttaggtataagagtaattgtggcttcgtagaaggaattcggtagtgctccatctgtttcaattttgtggaatagtttggatagtattggtatgaggtcttctatgaaggtctgatagaattctgcactaaacccgtctggacctgggctctttttggttgggagacctttaatgactgctactatttccttaggagttatggggttgtttaactggtttatctgttcctgatttaacttcggtacctggtatctgtctaggaaattgtccatttcctttagattttcaagttttgttgaatataggcttttatagtaagatctgatgattttttgaatttcctctgaatctgtagttatgtctcccttttcatttctgattttgttaatttggacgcactctctgtgtcctctcgttagtctggctaagggtttatctatcttgttgattttctcaaagaaccaacttttggttctgttgattctttctatggtcctttttgtttctacttggttgatttccgctctgagtttgattatttcctgccttctactcctcctgggtgtatttgcttctttttgctctagagcttttaggtgtgctgtcaagctgctgacatatgctctttcctgtttctttctgcaggcactcagcgctatgagttttcctcttagcacagctttcattgtgtcccataagtttgggtatgttgtaccttcattttcattaaattgtaaaaagtttttaatttctttctttatttcttccttgaccaggttatcattgagtagagcattgttcaatttccacgtatatgtgggcattcttcccttattgttattgaagaccagttttaggccgtggtggtccgatagcacgcatgggattatttctatctttctgtacctgttgaggcctgttttttgaccaattatatggtcaattttggagaaagtaccatgaggagctgagaagaaggtatattcttttgctttaggaaagaatgttctataaatatttgttaagtccatttggctcaggacttctcttactctgtctacatctctgtttaatttctgtttccatggtctgtccattgatgagagtggggtgttgaaatctcccactattattgtgtgaggtgcaatgtgtgttttgagctttagtaaggtttcttttacgaatgtaggtgcccttgtatttggggcatagatatttaggattgagagttcatcttggtggatttttcctttgatgaatatgaagtgtccttccttatcttttttgatgtcttttaattgaaaattgattttatttgatattagaatggctactccagcttgcttcttctgaccatttgcttggaaagttgttttccagcctttcactctgaggtagtgtctgtctttgtctctgaggtgtgtttcctgtaggcagcagaatgcagggtcctcgttgcgtatccagtttgttaatctatgtctttttattggggagttgaggccattgatgttgagagatattaaggaatagtgattattg
This window contains:
- the Otub1l1 gene encoding ubiquitin thioesterase OTUB1-like — its product is MAAEEPQQQKQEPLGSDSEGVNCLVYDEAIMAQQDQIQQEIAVQNPLVSERLELSVLYNEYAEDDNIYQQKNLHKKYSYIRKTRPDRNCFYPAFGFSHLEALLDDSKELQRFKAMSAKSKEDLVSQGFTEFTIEDFHNTFMDLIEQVEKQTSVADLLASFNDQSTSHYLVVYLRLLTSGYLQRKSKFFEHFIEGGQTVKEFCQQEVEPMCKESDHIHIIALAQALSVSIQVEYMDRGEGGTTNPHVFPEGSEPKVYLLYRPGHYDILYK